A region from the Leptolyngbya iicbica LK genome encodes:
- a CDS encoding serine/threonine-protein kinase: protein MTTLCINPQCSQPENGDDRDRCQACGSRLLLGQRFRPIEELGRGGFGRTFLAWDEAESPPQRCVIKQILRSQGSRDRDLAEAKRLAKLGQHPQIPQLIAILESARDICLVQSYIAGRNLAQVLQADGVFDETQVRSLLMELLPVLQYIHEQGIIHRDIKPENILLPTEGPPILVDFGAARTAPTATELERTGTVIGSAGYAAPEQALGKAVPASDLYGLGITCLHVLTGEHPFDLYSVAEDRWVWRDFVPTPVGAALGRVLDRLVARSLRSRYANAEVVLADLAPAGLWQPPNSQSLSPLPAATWHCTQTWPTPGRTVNALALSPDGRAVSTANSDHTFQLWDRQTGEVLQTLAPRLGFGAGHRDAVTAVAFHPAGDRLITAGLDGQILQWDLTSYRVQQSLRQRGRPVTAIALTPDGTTLIVADIGGHISVWDLDTGKQRFDLVRHSGQVNDVALSPDSTRLASVCEAGTLRLWALPSGQLLHTWTAKSPLRAVALSVSPPALITGDRTGRVVVWSLLDFAQHEVLEQCQDAVSAIALSADERWLAIGSRDGTIPLWRWSSVTHHRSTELHHGWTIGDLRFAPDGHTLISTAADETVRWWQLIAPNQVG, encoded by the coding sequence ATGACGACCCTCTGCATCAACCCGCAATGCTCGCAACCCGAGAATGGGGACGATCGCGATCGCTGCCAGGCTTGTGGGTCACGGCTATTGCTGGGCCAGCGCTTTCGCCCGATTGAAGAATTGGGGCGCGGCGGGTTTGGGCGCACGTTTCTGGCTTGGGACGAGGCCGAGTCGCCGCCCCAGCGATGTGTGATCAAACAAATTCTGCGATCGCAGGGCAGCCGCGATCGCGACTTAGCCGAAGCGAAACGCCTTGCTAAGTTGGGCCAGCATCCCCAGATTCCCCAACTCATCGCCATTTTGGAATCAGCCCGCGACATTTGTCTGGTGCAGTCATACATCGCCGGACGCAATTTGGCACAGGTCTTGCAGGCCGACGGGGTCTTTGACGAAACGCAGGTGCGATCGCTCCTCATGGAACTGTTGCCCGTGCTGCAATACATTCACGAGCAGGGCATCATCCATCGCGACATCAAACCCGAAAACATTTTGCTGCCGACCGAGGGGCCGCCCATCCTCGTCGATTTTGGGGCCGCCCGCACCGCCCCCACCGCCACGGAACTGGAACGCACGGGCACCGTTATCGGCAGCGCTGGGTATGCTGCCCCCGAGCAAGCCCTGGGCAAAGCCGTGCCCGCCAGCGATCTCTACGGTTTAGGCATTACCTGCCTGCATGTGCTCACGGGCGAGCATCCCTTTGATCTGTACTCCGTGGCGGAAGATCGGTGGGTGTGGCGCGACTTTGTGCCGACGCCCGTGGGGGCAGCTTTGGGACGAGTGCTGGATCGGTTGGTGGCGCGATCGCTCCGCAGCCGCTATGCCAATGCCGAAGTCGTACTCGCCGATCTGGCTCCCGCCGGACTGTGGCAACCGCCCAACTCGCAATCGCTGTCGCCACTCCCTGCGGCCACCTGGCATTGCACCCAAACCTGGCCCACCCCAGGCCGCACCGTGAATGCCCTGGCCCTGAGTCCCGATGGTCGCGCCGTGTCCACCGCCAACAGCGACCACACCTTCCAACTCTGGGATCGGCAAACGGGCGAGGTCCTGCAAACGCTGGCTCCCCGTTTGGGATTCGGCGCTGGTCATCGGGATGCCGTCACGGCAGTGGCGTTTCATCCAGCCGGCGATCGCCTGATCACAGCGGGCCTAGATGGCCAGATTCTGCAATGGGATTTGACCTCTTATCGAGTCCAGCAAAGTCTGCGTCAACGCGGCAGGCCCGTGACCGCGATCGCCCTCACGCCCGACGGCACGACGTTGATTGTGGCTGATATCGGGGGGCACATCTCAGTTTGGGATTTAGACACCGGCAAGCAGCGCTTCGATCTGGTGCGCCATTCAGGTCAAGTGAACGATGTGGCCCTCAGTCCTGACAGCACTCGTCTCGCCAGCGTGTGCGAAGCGGGCACCCTCAGACTGTGGGCGCTGCCCAGCGGTCAACTGCTGCATACCTGGACCGCCAAATCCCCCCTGCGCGCGGTGGCTCTGAGTGTGAGCCCGCCCGCCCTGATCACTGGCGATCGCACTGGGCGAGTCGTTGTTTGGTCACTTCTCGATTTTGCGCAGCATGAAGTATTGGAACAGTGTCAAGATGCGGTCAGCGCGATCGCCCTCAGCGCGGATGAACGCTGGCTGGCGATCGGCAGTCGCGATGGCACCATCCCTCTTTGGCGGTGGTCATCGGTCACCCATCATCGATCGACTGAGTTGCATCACGGTTGGACTATTGGTGATTTGCGATTTGCCCCTGACGGCCACACCCTGATCAGCACTGCTGCCGATGAGACAGTGCGATGGTGGCAACTCATTGCCCCCAACCAAGTCGGTTAA
- a CDS encoding HNH endonuclease, with protein sequence MVVNRKRAGELSKAFGLNVVQSRYSDWGNFYGLIQSYPCALWDRSGYIIFSHEDELNMPGISVSKRINVPKGISSLDGYKRVMSVAHLPEELPDRIEYKEGIVKQIKVNRYERDQKARDACLSHYGYVCQVCNIKLCDIYGVVAETLIHVHHIKPLSEIGDSYIVDPVNDLIPVCPNCHAVIHLKSPPYTPQEVSEMFRRE encoded by the coding sequence GTGGTTGTGAACCGTAAAAGAGCAGGTGAACTGAGCAAGGCTTTTGGCTTAAATGTGGTTCAGTCAAGATACAGTGATTGGGGCAATTTCTACGGTTTAATTCAATCCTATCCCTGCGCTCTTTGGGATCGATCAGGATACATAATTTTTAGCCATGAAGATGAACTCAACATGCCTGGAATTTCGGTTTCGAAGAGAATAAATGTTCCCAAAGGAATTTCCTCGTTGGATGGTTATAAACGTGTCATGAGTGTTGCTCATCTACCTGAAGAGTTGCCTGACAGAATTGAATATAAAGAGGGAATCGTAAAGCAAATCAAGGTAAACAGATATGAGAGAGACCAAAAGGCACGTGATGCTTGTTTGTCTCACTATGGCTATGTTTGCCAGGTATGTAATATCAAGCTTTGTGATATTTATGGTGTAGTTGCTGAAACTCTTATCCATGTACATCACATCAAACCGCTAAGTGAAATTGGTGATTCCTATATTGTGGATCCTGTAAATGACTTAATTCCTGTTTGTCCGAATTGCCATGCAGTCATACATTTAAAAAGCCCTCCTTACACTCCTCAAGAAGTAAGTGAGATGTTTCGTAGAGAATAG